One window of the Stegostoma tigrinum isolate sSteTig4 chromosome 16, sSteTig4.hap1, whole genome shotgun sequence genome contains the following:
- the rpgrip1l gene encoding protein fantom isoform X9, which yields MSGLSDETAGDLPVKDVGMNLAGIGALQESSGAQNTRARQAVSRICREELEDRFLRLHDENLLLKQHARKQEDKIKRN from the exons ATGTCGGGCCTATCTGATGAGACAGCAGGAGACCTCCCTGTGAAGGATGTAGGCATGAACCTGGCTGGAATTGGTGCCTTGCAAG AATCATCTGGTGCACAGAATACTAGAGCTCGTCAAGCCGTGTCTCGTATTTGCCGTGAAGAGCTGGAAGATCGCTTTCTTCGGCTACATGATGAAAACCTTTTACTCAAACAACATGCACGAAAACAAGAAGATAAAATTAAAAG